In the Malania oleifera isolate guangnan ecotype guangnan chromosome 1, ASM2987363v1, whole genome shotgun sequence genome, one interval contains:
- the LOC131159994 gene encoding protein RADIALIS-like 4 yields the protein MASNTSNSTRRSSSSWTPEQNKRFEDALAKYDDHTPDRWKKIANAVGGKSVEEVKRHFEILMEDIKNIESGKITFDYESTEEND from the coding sequence ATGGCATCCAACACTTCCAATTCCACACGTAGGTCTAGCTCCTCTTGGACACCTGAACAGAACAAACGATTTGAAGATGCACTAGCCAAATATGATGATCACACCCCTGACCGTTGGAAGAAAATTGCCAATGCTGTGGGTGGAAAATCTGTGGAGGAAGTGAAGAGGCACTTTGAGATCTTGATGGAGGACATCAAGAACATCGAGTCTGGTAAAATCACATTTGATTACGAGTCAACTGAAGAAAATGACTAA